In Thamnophis elegans isolate rThaEle1 chromosome 4, rThaEle1.pri, whole genome shotgun sequence, the following proteins share a genomic window:
- the SLC29A1 gene encoding equilibrative nucleoside transporter 1, giving the protein MTGSIPQDRYKSVWLIFFILGLGTLLPWNFFMTASEYFIDRLKDFHSNTSSLDSHDNVNVTGKEDYYNHANLTGTGKKEPPSYLQSIFNNVMTLCAMLPLLIFTCLNSLIHQRIPQRIRIGFSLVAIFLVFMVTAIVVKVPMEPLTFFIVTMVKIVLINSFGAILQGSLFGLAGLLPASYTAPIMSGQGLAGTFAAVAMICAIATGSELKESAFGYFITACAVIIIAIGSYIMLPRLDFFCFYSMKNKREYATSATQAEMETKVVFIKKDVVNGVERNHSGNGESLASSHRSSVLDIFKKIWVMAASVCLVFTVTIGVFPSVTVEVKPTIGKDTPWVLYFSPVACFLMFNIFDWAGRSLTAVCVWPGKESRLLPFLVIIRLIFIPLFMLCNVEPRRNLPVIFAHDAWFLAFMLLFSISNGYLASLCMCFGPKKVLSHEAETAGAIMAFFLSLGLALGAILSFPLRAAI; this is encoded by the exons ATGACAGGCAGTATTCCCCAAGACAG ATATAAGTCTGTTTGGCTCATCTTTTTCATACTTGGTCTCGGGACGCTCTTGCCATGGAATTTTTTCATGACAGCTTCAGAG TACTTTATCGACCGCCTGAAAGATTTTCACAGCAACACATCATCATTGGATTCCCATGACAATGTGAATGTCACAGGAAAAGAG GACTATTACAATCATGCTAACTTGACTGGCACAGGGAAGAAGGAACCTCCATCATACTTGCAGTCCATATTTAACAATGTGATGACATTGTGTGCCATGTTGCCTCTACTCATCTTCACCTGCCTTAACTCTTTAATCCACCAGAG GATCCCTCAGCGAATACGGATTGGATTTAGTTTGGTTGCCATCTTCTTGGTCTTCATGGTAACAGCGATCGTAGTCAAGGTCCCAATGGAGCCTTTGACTTTTTTCATCGTTACTATGGTCAAGATAGTCCTAATCAATT CTTTTGGGGCCATTCTCCAAGGCAGCCTTTTTGGATTGGCAGGGCTCCTTCCCGCCAGTTACACGGCTCCTATTATGAGCGGTCAGGGCCTTGCAGGGACATTCGCAGCAGTAGCTATGATCTGCGCTATTGCCA CTGGTTCCGAACTAAAAGAAAGTGCCTTTGGTTACTTCATCACTGCCTGTGCTGTGATCATAATAGCTATTGGCTCCTATATCATGTTGCCTCGTCTG gattttttctgcttttattcAATGAAGAATAAGAGAGAATATGCAACTTCTGCGACTCAGGCTGAAATGGAAACAAAAGTTGTTTTCATCAAGAAAG ATGTGGTTAATGGTGTTGAACGAAACCACTCTGGGAATGGAGAGTCCCTTGCCTCCAGCCACAGATCTTCAGTCCTTGACATCTTCAAAAAG ATATGGGTTATGGCTGCTTCTGTATGCTTAGTTTTTACTGTTACAATTGGAGTCTTCCCATCTGTCACTGTTGAAGTAAAGCCAACTATTGGAAAAGATACACCTTGGG TTCTCTACTTCAGCCCAGTTGCATGTTTCCTGATGTTTAACATCTTTGACTGGGCAGGAAGGAGCCTCACAGCTGTCTGTGTTTGG CCTGGGAAAGAGAGCCGCCTGCTACCCTTCCTGGTGATTATCCGTCTGATTTTCATTCCCCTCTTCATGCTGTGTAACGTGGAGCCCCGCCGTAACCTGCCTGTCATCTTTGCTCATGATGCCTGGTTCCTCGCCTTCATGCTGTTGTTCTCCATCTCCAATGGCTACTTGGCCAGCCTCTGCATGTGCTTTGGACCCAA gAAGGTGCTGTCTCATGAAGCGGAAACTGCCGGAGCCATCAtggccttctttctctccttgggTCTGGCTTTAGGAGCCATCCTATCTTTTCCACTCAGAGCCGCAATCTAA